A genomic region of Manihot esculenta cultivar AM560-2 chromosome 15, M.esculenta_v8, whole genome shotgun sequence contains the following coding sequences:
- the LOC122721966 gene encoding uncharacterized protein LOC122721966, translating to MKSDETIIQIYDRFIEIIGVIKSLRKTFTNEELVKKILRCLPKDWLPKVTSLKDAKDLNKVCLKFSKLESKWYLDNRCSRNRTINSSHLISFEEKDATATNLEPVVRSATAPAKSPTAPAAEIFSPADSPTAASATAEVAPETGFQGTAENPAMVEPPVAREEAEIQAGNLPVQAPQPRERTLRELAMPAEDQAPLCITYPQLTAPFELKTGLIHLLPKFRGLENEDPHKHLKEFHIVCATMRPQGISEDHVKLRAFPFSLEDYAKDWLFYLPPGSITSWAGMVRAFLSKFFPTSKAIGIRREISGIRQKHSEGLYEYWERFKRLCTSCPQHDISDKSLIEYFYGGLLPAERKFIDAACRGSIEDKSPREIRNLISTMAAASQQFGDQEQPPRKVNETELSSSDLPKSPKKAELDLPKSTDLAESSQRQKKQPAKKFKVPPPFPKRFARSQKEKEEKEILETLRKVEINIPLLDVVKQIPRYAKFLKELCTNRRKLVEREKVSVGECVSAVIQRKLPVKCKDRGMFAVSCKIGNVGIRKAMCDLGASINVMPLSIFNLLNAGTLKGTSIVIQLADRSVVYPKGVLEDVLVQVDQLVFPADFYVIDMEEDKSNTTSDILLGRPFLSTARTKMDVHDGTLTMEFEGEVIKFNVYNAMKFPNDVSPVYGLNIIDDLRKKKWTTTAPRQWKQQTAVPY from the exons atgaaatccgatgaaacCATTATCCAAATAtatgataggttcattgagatTATTGGAGTGATAAAATCCCTTAggaagacattcacaaatgaGGAATTGGTGAAGAAAATTCTTAGATGTCTACCTAAGGATTGGCTACCTAAGGTGACCTCTTTAAAGGATGCTAAAGACTTAAATAAG GTGTGCTTGAAATTCTCAAAACTTGAAAGCAAATGGTATTTGGATAATAGATGTTCAAGGAACAGGACCATAAATTCTAGTCACTTAATCTCTTTTGAAGAGAAGGATG caacagCAACTAATTTGGAGCCTGTCGTCCGATCTGCCACTGCACCAGCAAAAtcacctactgcccctgctgcagaaaTTTTTTCACCAGCAGACTCGCCTACTGCCGCATCTGCCACTGCTGAAGTTGCACCAGAAACAGGATTCCAGGGTactgcagaaaatccagcaatggtaGAACCCCCTGTTGCAcgtgaagaagctgaaattcaagctgGGAACCTACCTGTCCAAGCaccacagccacgggagagaacACTCCGAGAGCTGGCTATGCCAGCTGAAGACCAAGCACCATTATGCATAACTTATCCCCAACTAACAgcaccttttgaattgaaaacaggtctgatacatctccttcccaaatttagaggccttgaaaatgaggatcctcacaagcacttgaaggaattccacattgtgtgcgcaaccatgagacctcaaggaattTCAGAAGACCATGTCAAACTtagagcttttcctttctctcttgaagactatgccaaggattggctattttacttaccacccggttccatcacatcatgggctgggaTGGTAAGGGCATTTTTGAGCAAATTCTTTcctacctcaaaagccattggcatccgtcgtgaaataagtggcataaggcaaaagcattctgaaggcctatatgagtactgggagagatTCAAGAggctgtgcacaagctgcccccagcatgatatttctgacaaatCCCTCATCGAATATTTCTATGGAGGATTACTACCGGCAGAAAGGAAGTTTATTGATGCAGCTTGTAGAGGGTCAATTGAAgacaaatcacctcgagagattaggaatttaatttccaccatggcagcaGCATCTCAACagtttggagaccaagagcagCCACCAAGAAAGgtgaatgag ACTGAGCTGTCCagcagcgatctgcccaaatcgccCAAGAAGGCAGAATtagatctgcccaaatcaacagacctgGCAGAATCCAGTCAGAGGCAGAAAAAGCAACCAGCaaagaaattcaaggtacctcctccctttcccaaaagatttgcaagatctcaaaaagaaaaagaggaaaaagagatacttGAAACACTCCgtaaggtggaaatcaacatacctctacttGATGTTGTCaagcaaataccaaggtatgccaaattccttaaggagctatgcaccaatagaagGAAACTTGTTGAACGTGAAaaagtaagtgtgggggagtgtgtttcagctgtgaTTCAAAGAAAGCttccagtcaaatgcaaggatagagggatgttcgcagtttcatgcaaaataggcaatgtggggataaggaaggccatgtgtgaccttggggcttcaatcaatgtcatgcccctttccatttttaacttattgaatgcaggtacactcaagggcaccagcatagtaatccaattggccgaccgatctgttgtctaccccaaaggagtgcttgaagatgtgttggtacaagtggaccaactagtcttcccagcagacttttatgtcattgacatggaggaagataagagcaacaccacctctgacatcctacttgggagaccattcttgagtacAGCCAGAACAAAAAtggatgtgcatgatggcacattaaccatggagtttgaaggggaagttatcaagtttaatgtttataatgccatgaaattccccaatgatgtttctcccgTTTATGgccttaatattattgatgatttaa gaaagaaAAAGTGGACAACAACAGCACCGAGACAGTGgaaacagcagactgctgtgcCTTACTAG